In the Cucurbita pepo subsp. pepo cultivar mu-cu-16 chromosome LG17, ASM280686v2, whole genome shotgun sequence genome, CCAACTTCGTGGGCCCCACCTCAATTGCTGGATCTGACCGTTCAACCATATCCTCTGGGTCCATCTAGATAAGGTCATCCTCatcatctttttagttttagattcttttctttcccatcaataatgttaaattacattttaatccttcatctttctttttttttttttccttttttttctattaatatcTCGACTAATTTAGTTATATTTACATTGACTTTTAAATCATTACCTTCACtacaattttaattcaaggtctaataaatttttaaatttttaaaattttaaataacttcaatcttttaattttgtatttaattcatatttaataaatattgttttttaactctaaaagaaaaaatcctaCCGAAcctaataaatacatttatttttaaaaaaattaaagttaattgaacacaaaatttaaaagttgcAAATATAACAAATACTCTTGGcggtttaaaaaaaacatattccttaaattattaatttagtctttaaattttgaagttcgTGTTTAATTTGGTATGGTtcatattgattttgattttaaatttttaaaattagaggttgagtctctaaattttctaatttttcaaattcataattccactatatatatatataaatgatttttttaaaaaaaaatttaagtttattaaaGACTTAGTCGAACTTATTagacatgaaaaaaaaaaaaaaactttggcattaaaattataatttaacccttCTCGGGTAGGTGGGCCTACCAACCTACGAAAAtgcacttaaaaaaaaaaaaaaaaggtgggaCAGCCCTccaagttaattaatttaaaaatagaaaaaatgcGATTGGTGGAGAGGAGGGGTGTGGTGGGACCCACCAGCACTAATCAGCACTGATGAAAAGGGGCGGGGTCCACGCCTATTACATACAATGGGCATGCCCCCCCCCATTGTCCTGTCCTCCCCTTGCATTGGGGTCCACGTGCTGCTTCGGTGTGGTCCACGTTGGTTTTTCTAGATGGGACCCGTACGCCATGGgacctgttttttttttttttttttttttttNttttttttttttttttttttttttttttttttttttttttttttttttttttaataattaatttatttgttttcataataaaaaaataaacaaatatatatatatatatatatgcctttcaaaatttcaaaaatatctttaatttttttttttaaaaaaaacacgtttatcattattaatatatcttttttttacaaaaggttgtttaaaaaatattccaatacttttttaattttcattaatatttttaaatttaaataaaacttttaaaagtatcttaaatactttttaatttaaaagattttttataaatattattacttatGCCCATTACAATCTTAAGACTATAATTATAACGTGTAATTTAAAactatgttaatttttttttaaaaaaattatgttgtaatattataatttaattttgtagaaaccatattagtaaaatattatattatatttattatcagtaaacattatattagatttttgtttacCGTTTTTTTACAATACAATTATTCatgacaaaaagaaatttagctGGAAAAGGGAATGAAATAAAGGGTCATgatgaaaatggagaagacTTCCCCATCCCCGTCCTGCCCATAGACAACTCTACTCGTGAATAACTATTATGTTTTAGCATGGATTTAAGATATCATTTAGGGATCGTTTGAATGAGATATAATAAGAATGATAATGGGTAAGGGTTATCGATCCCTCTATTGGAAACAAGGTTTAGAAGCTCGGATATAAACATCagttattttcatatatcattttttatttatgatacgAAGGCTCTCTATACAGTAGATTTTATTGATGTCCAtaccctctccctctccctctctctattaatatttattacatgtagtcatttttaataattaaatcaaataataatcaaaataataagataggattaatttcataaagtaaGTATAAATATCCCCtataaaatcaattatgaaaatattaattaattaattaatatatatttaataagttaaGTTATAACtattattaattcattatttatttatgaattatttgagataaattaactattaattattgaaaaaaaaaattcctttattattttattaacatatcataattatatatttagaatgtaatatattgtatttataTAATCTACCACCAAAATCAAACCATAAAAAGAAGTGTTCgcataatataaataaatacttattTTATATGTACATAATTATCGTTTTAGGCCGATATCTATTTTTTCATGCATCATTAATCCTTCAATTTGATTAGCATACTAAttatttacaaacaaaatttataaaaaatatttaatttatttgattaaaaatagttattaggACTCAAAATCCTAAAAATTCaagtcaaataaattaaaattgatttaataaaaataaactatctaccattaataatttaaaattaaccaatacaataaaattactaaaaagtaataattttttaattcaagatataaaaaaaaaaaaaaacacttaaaataatttatatatcgAATTTCTCAAACTACCTCTGattataaagaatttaaattagtataaaagaaaaggcaataatttttttaattctctataAAATTTGGACCAAACactataattataaaaaaatagaattttttttttttgtaaaattaaagttttaataaaatataattaaaggaACATCCAATATACTCATAAATCACTCAATTAGTGGCTTAATTAGTGattaaattacatattttattttaattattattcaaagcagtttgattatataaaaaaaaaaacactaaataTTTCTATGAACAGCAGAAAAGATAGCAGGAAGGAAGAGTTTGAAGCTTCAAAAACCAATCAGCTCATGAAGCAGACATGTAAGTGTATCTTGTCTGAGCTCCAACCATAAGCTCCACGATTTTTGCTGCACATCAAAACTAATCACATTGTAACAACCATGAAAAGAACTgcataaacataatgatagaACAGAACCTGTGAGGAATCCAACAAACGGTACGGGTTGCAACACTTTCTCGGCTCCTTCGAGTTTTCGCCTGAGAAAAACGATCAACCAAAGTGAGTTCAAGTCGAGGTTTAAAGTTTGGAGTGGAGAGATTAAAGTATGTATGTATGCACCTTGTGAATCTCTCAAAGAATGGATCTCTCATGATGTAAAATGCCCATAGCATCTTTCGTCGTCTCAGCTGAACCAAATCGAACACGTTGACGTTAATACGAGAATGATAGTTCAAATTCATGGGGGGATGAATGATGAATGAGAGAACCCCTGACCTCGTCCTTCTCAGAATCGGAGAGGTGAAATCTTTGGTCTTTTCTGGACGCTGAGGTAGCATATGATAAAAAGCTTGTTCCAGTGAGGTCCACAGCCAGAGAAAGAAACCAAGGAGTCCACGACCGAATCCCGTATCTTCGGATTAGAAGAACGTATATTAGCGGTCTTGTTATAAAAAGCACTTCTCCTATCACGAAAAGAGCCCCGAGATGACCCTGCTCGGACAAAATAGTCGAAAGAGTTGACCTCTCAGGTATTGTAGCTGTAGAGGCACAGAATAGATTGTCATTAGACATTTCCAACAAAGCTCTAGCAACTTGGGATCATAATCATACATAATATCCATACTGACCTGGAGGATTGAACGTTGCACGCTCGTGTTGAACCCGGTATGACCATGCTGGTGTCGAATTTATCCGAGCATTATCCCCGAACATACTTAAAGCAGACATTGCCCTCCCTTCTAGACTCCACTGGTTATGTCCATTACCATATCCTAAATAACCAGATGCATGATGCCCACCATTGTGCTGAGAAGTTGAAGTTTCGAGATGCATTTCGTTATTTGTCGTTTCGCCTCCTTCGAGTATCATTTTGTATCCACTATTCTTGAACAGAGCTAATCTAAATAGTACCCTGAAATCCAATGGCAAAGAATATccaataaaaatgtatattaagATACAAAAATGGCACTCCCATACTCGAACGAGTCTTACTTCATAGCCTCCGTAACGGCAATGAAGTTCCAGCGTTTATCGTCGCCATAATATTGTTGTGCAGCAACTTCGATCAATGGCTCCAAGTTTTTTAGAGCAGATATGCACAACGAATAGGGAAATGAAGGTGGCACGGTCGCGTTTACACGCATCTGGGTTGGAGCTGTTTCAATTATGTGTTCATTGACTGCAGTGATAACACCAACAGCAGCAGAAACTGCAGAAATCGCTAAACTCATGAataattgcttgaaacttacaAATGAGATCCAGTAACCAGTGTTCATTTCACAAGACAATGGCAGAGAACAACAAATAAAGTAGTTAATAATATCGTAAGAACCCTTGCTGGGTATCAGAATCAAAGGGTAAAACCTCCACAAAGATCAAAGATCGGAGCATAATGCAAGGAGAAGGACCCAGTACCACAGGCATCAAAATGTATACATAGTCGAACAATGTCGTAAGAACAATCGAGTCGTTTGAGTTCTCCGTTTTAGGGaataaaatggtttttttaagagataaataataaaaacatgcattttcatcaaagggGCTCCAAGGGCATCACATATTCCAAGCTAAGAAGCAGTCAAGCGTTACCAAAGTTTCACAAAACCTGCTTCTGGTCCAATTTCTGAACTAGAAAATCGTTCGGGAAGAAGCCACGTCAAGCCCTGTACAATATTAAGAACCGTATACGAGGTTAAAGTCCACAAACTTATACCAGTTGTTATTACTAACAGATCTACAAACAGTTGACTTTCGCTTGGTAATATAACAGTTCTCAAAAACTATCAAGAAATTAAGCTGTtcaatgtcaaacaaagatgAAAAAGATATGTCATGTCTCTGGTCTAGGCTCAGAGTCTCTAATCAAAGATAAGAGAAACATAGCATCCTTAGGAAACAATGGACAACATGGCATCCATTGACGTAGAAATTTCAGATGAATTGATTCTTATTGTTGGTTATATATCTTGTTTTTAGAAATTTCAGATGAATTGATTCTTATTGTTGGTTATATatcttgtttttaaaaaataagatgaCAAATCCACGACAAGGATAGTTGggaaggagtcccacattagctaattaaggggGAGATCATAGGTTTATGAGTAAGCAAtgctatctccattggtatgagcccttttggggaaaccaaaagcaaaaccatgagagcttatgctcatagtggacaatatcataccattataaaGAGTCGTAATTTCTTATATAGTATCAGGGTCTTGCCCTCAACTTAGCCATGTTAATCGAATcttcaagtgtcgaacaaagaagttgctaACCTCCAAGGtgtaataaaaaatgactcaagtgtcgaacaaagagtgtacttttgttcgaggactctagagaaaggagtcgagcctcatgAAGGGGGAGTTATTCGACCACTACATAGGTCTCAAGGGAAGCTCTATGATGtaatttgttcgagaggagaaTTTGtggagaattgttgggagggagtcctacattgactaattaaggggaagaTCATGGGCTTATAAGTAAGCAATATTATCTTCTTGGGATGAggcttttgggaaaaccaaaattaagtgggtaatatcatataattacGGAGAGTCGTGAAGCCATCTTAACATGAAGCAACGAATGATTATTGAACTGAGGGAAGAAAATCAACTGTGAAAACACTGAACGGAAATTCAAATAAAGTACTTGATAAGCATGCTTCCAAGATAACTTACAGAGAAAGTCACAAAAGCCAAGCAAATCAATTCCCAAATGAAATCAAACAGATAAAACAGCAGATTCTGATGAGAATTCGAGAGTGCTCACATTTGCAAGAGACTCAAAAGAGTAAAGATAGTTCCTGTTATCCCTGACCCACTTCTTATAAGCTTCCATGACTTCAAAACAATCCCAACGCTGCAGCAACAGAGGAAACAAACACTCGAATCGCCCAAGCACCTGATACAAACTAAAACCCTAAGATTCAACTGGGAAAAACTCCCACATAGCCAACAGGAAATTGTACGGTCATTCAAATAGATGAATCTTGTTCGTGAAATTTTGGGGAAAGTTGAAACCAAAAGGTTGCAGACAAAGGGAGAAATTCTAGGAGAAGAATGGAAGAGACAAGGAGCAACCAAACTGGGATTTTATGAAACGGAAACTGTAAATTTCATCAGACCCACAGCCCCAATTACCGCCGCCATTCTCAAAaacctccctctctctctctagaaattTGGTTGCATATAGCAGAGAGAAGCACACATTTCAATATCCatgtaaaaagaacaaaaagatatatattaaaaaaattattaataaaaaaatattaaaaaaaaaaagttacttttgaaatttccacAAAAAAAGGATTATTTTACAAAGAATATAAATACGACTTTCAACCCAAAGTTCTGATCTCTGTCTTCTCTGTAGGGTTTTAGGGTTCCGGTGAAGAAAATTGAGAATGCAACTAACCCTTGAATTTGGGtaagtctctctctctctctaaggAAATTTTCCCAGTTGTTTGTTTAGTGAGATGCAGGAGAAAATTAGTTGTACTGGGCAGAGAATTTTAGTGGATTTTGTTTCCGGGAAAGTTGGAAACCATAAGATATATAAGATCGCGTTCTTTCGTGGTTTTACGTTTTTCGCAGCTCAAACTTGGATTGTTCTAGCGTTGTTTGTCTGTGAATATAGATTGTTTTCTCAATTTCGGCGAACTCTCAAGTTCATGATCTTAGTGTGTTTTTATGAAGAGTCGTGATATTGGAACTAACTGAAAATTTTGCTTGAATCTCCAGTTGCTTCATTGCCTCCATATTGTAATCATTCTggttttgttcattttattaaCGTAGATTTAGATTTGTTCATATTGTAATCATTCTGGTTTTGTGTTCAAGTTCTCTTTGTGTTTGATGTTGCTTTTAATTGGATTTGTATTGTTTTCTatagccattatgtaattatCAGATGTAAAGTATGTTGGTTCAACAATTCATCAGTTTGTTAATGGAAACTTTTGGTTTCATTCATCGGCTACACGGATTTCGTATTGTCGACCTCATTCGTTCTTTCAATATCCTTCTCCCCATTGAAGCcgaaaaaagaaggaaaacagACTGTGGGCATGTCTTGAGTAGCCTTTTCTGCAATATTAGGAATGATACTTTTATATGCTT is a window encoding:
- the LOC111778717 gene encoding peroxisome biogenesis protein 16 isoform X2, encoding MRVNATVPPSFPYSLCISALKNLEPLIEVAAQQYYGDDKRWNFIAVTEAMKVLFRLALFKNSGYKMILEGGETTNNEMHLETSTSQHNGGHHASGYLGYGNGHNQWSLEGRAMSALSMFGDNARINSTPAWSYRVQHERATFNPPATIPERSTLSTILSEQGHLGALFVIGEVLFITRPLIYVLLIRRYGIRSWTPWFLSLAVDLTGTSFLSYATSASRKDQRFHLSDSEKDELRRRKMLWAFYIMRDPFFERFTRRKLEGAEKVLQPVPFVGFLTAKIVELMVGAQTRYTYMSAS
- the LOC111778717 gene encoding peroxisome biogenesis protein 16 isoform X1, giving the protein MEAYKKWVRDNRNYLYSFESLANGLTWLLPERFSSSEIGPEAVSAAVGVITAVNEHIIETAPTQMRVNATVPPSFPYSLCISALKNLEPLIEVAAQQYYGDDKRWNFIAVTEAMKVLFRLALFKNSGYKMILEGGETTNNEMHLETSTSQHNGGHHASGYLGYGNGHNQWSLEGRAMSALSMFGDNARINSTPAWSYRVQHERATFNPPATIPERSTLSTILSEQGHLGALFVIGEVLFITRPLIYVLLIRRYGIRSWTPWFLSLAVDLTGTSFLSYATSASRKDQRFHLSDSEKDELRRRKMLWAFYIMRDPFFERFTRRKLEGAEKVLQPVPFVGFLTAKIVELMVGAQTRYTYMSAS